In Numida meleagris isolate 19003 breed g44 Domestic line chromosome 3, NumMel1.0, whole genome shotgun sequence, the following are encoded in one genomic region:
- the LOC110396413 gene encoding serotriflin-like encodes MDGISSKAVQADSDEIAQRSLRTVKRDFRGFGRIVQGVGAQVVFCSIASRAVKDTEWARKTQVYNGNPFDLPFFLPFGYTQVKHHFQYPQKYNGFQIKNKKLLHQDLVNLKNKQLILQEHNEIRRSVVPTARNMLKMVWNEKAAKNALKWANTCEMQVSPVQHRVIDGITCGENILLSSQPKTWAEAIKVWHNQASDFKYGFGSTTKGANVKSYAQLVWYNSYQVGCAVAHCPKNQYNYFYVCHYCPPGNNIMQVAAPYKKGPKCADCPGHCERGLCTNPCRHQDAYPNCKNMRSLFGCNHPLVKTKCPATCKCTTQIV; translated from the exons ATGGACGGGATCAGCTCCAAGGCCG TTCAGGCAGACAGTGATGAAATCGCTCAGAGAAGCCTGCGAACTGTGAAAAGAGATTTCAGGGGTTTCGGGCGAATAGTTCAAGGGGTGGGAGCGCAAGTGGTGTTTTGTTCTATAGCTTCTCGGGCAGTGAAGGACACAGAATGGGCTAGGAAAACACAG gTGTATAACGGTAACCCATTTGACCTGcccttctttctgccttttggaTACACACAAGTGAAACACCATTTCCAATATCCACAGAAATACAATGGTTTtcagataaaaaacaaaaaactgcttCATCAAGATCTTGTTAATCTCAAAAACAAGCAACTGATCCTTCAGGAACACAATGAAATACGAAGATCTGTAGTTCCAACAGCCAGGAACATGCTGAAGATG GTGTGGAATGAGAAAGCTGCCAAAAATGCTCTGAAGTGGGCAAATACATGTGAAATGCAAGTCAGCCCAGTACAGCACAGAGTTATTGACG GTATCACCTGTGGTGAGAATATATTGCTGTCATCTCAACCAAAAACATGGGCTGAAGCAATCAAAGTCTGGCACAATCAGGCCTCCGATTTCAAGTATGGTTTTGGATCAACTACAAAGGGCGCCAATGTCAAGAGTTATGCTCAG CTAGTGTGGTACAACAGCTACCAGGTTGGGTGTGCAGTTGCCCACTGCCCGAAGAACCAGTACAACTACTTCTATGTTTGCCACTACTGTCCTCC AGGAAATAACATCATGCAAGTGGCTGCGCCTTACAAGAAAGGACCCAAATGTGCAGACTGTCCTGGCCACTGTGAGAGAGGGCTTTGCA CCAATCCTTGCAGACATCAAGATGCATATCCAAACTGCAAGAATATGAGAAGCTTGTTTGGCTGTAACCATCCACTGGTGAAAACAAAGTGTCCCGCCACCTGTAAGTGCACCACTCAGATTGTATAA